The following proteins are co-located in the Triplophysa dalaica isolate WHDGS20190420 chromosome 2, ASM1584641v1, whole genome shotgun sequence genome:
- the fgg gene encoding fibrinogen gamma chain produces the protein MSQFIHVAAFILLLSTKSTAQPRGDYIPSQEQCNPSDGFGKYCPTTCGVADYLHRYKPDVDRQLDLMEQDLEEIVNLTRGAQDKVIYLKDSDTQAQKQSPDTYIKKSSSMLDDVLRFEKSIVAQEDQIYQLQSTLQANENKMVDLKQMSLQLDQMCKEPCKDTVEIQTITGKDCQDIANKGGKVSGLYYVKPARAQEPFLVYCEIDSFGRGWTVLQRRRDGSVDFNKNWIQYKEGFGYLSPDDRTEFWLGNEKMHLLSVQSSVPYVLRIEMVDWEGNKKYADYATFKIGPEIDAYRLTYAYYFGGDAGDAFDGFDFGDDPSDKFYTSHNGMQFSSPDKDNDKFQENCALQEGSGWWMNRCHAAHLNGKYYTGGKYTEKDSQNGHDNGIIWATWHSRWYSLKETTMKIIPINRIGAGGQQSGVKQFGDI, from the exons ATGTCCCAGTTCATACATGTGGCTGCTTTTATTCTTCTGCTTTCCACAAAATCGACAGCG CAACCGAGAGGGGACTATATCCCATCACAAGAACAATGTAACCCCAGCGATGGTTTT GGGAAATACTGCCCAACCACATGTGGAGTCGCTGATTACCTGCACCGGTACAAACCTGATGTGGACAGACAGCTGGACCTAATGGAACAAGATCTGGAGGAAATCGTCAACCTTACCAGAGGAGCACAGGACAAAGTGATCTACCTGAAAGACTCAGACACACAAGCTCAAAAGCAATCACCAG ATACATACATCAAAAAATCCTCAAGCATGCTGGATGATGTACTACGGTTTGAGAAGAGCATTGTCGCTCAGGAGGATCAAATATA TCAACTGCAGTCGACCCTCCAAGCTAATGAGAATAAAATGGTCGATCTAAAGCAGATGTCTCTCCAGCTGGACCAGATGTGCAAAGAGCCCTGCAAAGACACCGTAGAAATTCAGACAATAACAGGCAAAG ACTGTCAGGACATCGCAAACAAAGGCGGTAAGGTTAGTGGACTCTACTACGTGAAACCAGCCAGAGCTCAAGAACCATTCCTGGTCTACTGTGAGATAGACAGCTTTGGAAGAGGATGGACTGTCCTTCAGAGG agaCGTGACGGGAGCGTTGACTTTAACAAAAACTGGATTCAGTATAAGGAAGGCTTTGGGTACCTTTCGCCAGATGACAGAACAGAGTTCTGGCTGGGCAATGAGAAGATGCATCTTTTGTCAGTTCAGTCTAGTGTGCCTTACGTCCTAAGGATAGAAATGGTCGATTGGGAAGGCAacaaaaa GTATGCTGATTATGCCACATTCAAAATTGGACCAGAAATCGATGCATACCGTTTGACATATGCTTATTACTTTGGTGGAGATGCTGGGGATGCTTTCGACGGCTTTGACTTCGGGGATGACCCCAGTGACAAATTCTACACGTCTCACAATGGCATGCAGTTCAGTTCACCTGATAAAGACAATGACAAGTTTCAAGAAAACTGTGCCTTGCAGGAGGGGTCTGGTTGGTGGATGAACCGTTGCCACGCTGCTCATCTCAATGGAAAATACTACACAG GTGGCAAGTACACAGAGAAGGACAGTCAGAATGGACATGATAACGGCATTATTTGGGCCACATGGCACAGTCGCTGGTATTCTCTGAAGGAGACCACCATGAAGATCATTCCCATAAACAGAATTGGTGCCGGAGGCCAGCAGAGTGGTGTCAAGCAGTTTGGAGACATTTAA
- the plrg1 gene encoding pleiotropic regulator 1 yields MTEDVQKHSVHTLVFRSLKRTHDMFVSDQAKQIALDEQSYKMKMAVKMRTEYGPVLHMPVLKEGRDKGPLDASDPYGQIGYPLPDSTPDYLVTGTHPYPSAPGVTLTADTLMQKMPSEASVHSMALALPPSQARQDASRTAASVADIHRHAGGAERSLPPQHALSLVEGGTRNTVLVPRKAPTMPKPQWHPPWKLFRVISGHLGWVRSIAVEPGNQWFVTGSADRTIKIWDLASGKLKLSLTGHISTVRGVAVSTRSPYLFSCGEDKQVKCWDLEYNKVIRHYHGHLSAVYDIDLHPTIDVLVTCSRDATARVWDIRTKANVHTLTGHTNTVATVKCQSAEPQVITGSHDTTIRLWDLIAGKTRATLTNHKKSVRALVLHPRQYTFASGSPDNIKQWKFPDGNFIQNLSGHNAIINTLAVNSDGVLVSGADNGTIHMWDWRTGYNFQRIHAAVQPGSLDSESGIFACVFDQSESRLITAEADKTIKVYKEDDTATEESHPVNWKPEILKRKRF; encoded by the exons ATGACTGAG GATGTACAGAAGCACTCGGTGCACACGCTTGTGTTTCGATCGTTAAAGAGGACTCATGATATGTTTGTGTCGGATCAAGCCAAACAGATAGCGCTGGACGAGCAGAG CTACAAGATGAAGATGGCAGTAAAGATGCGAACAGAGTATGGACCTGTGTTACACATGCCAGTTTTGAAAGAGGGGAGAGATAAAGGGCCACTCGACGCTTCTGACCCCTATGGCCAGATAGGATATCCCCTGCCAG ATTCTACTCCAGATTACTTGGTGACAGGAACACATCCATATCCTTCTGCTCCAG GAGTCACCCTCACTGCAGACACACTGATGCAGAAGATGCCCAGTGAAGCAAGTGTTCACTCCATGGCTCTTGCGCTTCCTCCGTCTCAAGCAAG gcAAGATGCAAGTCGAACTGCGGCCAGTGTGGCAGATATTCACAGACATGCGGGAGGTGCAGAGAGATCTCTGCCTCCACAACACGCACTG TCTCTTGTAGAAGGAGGCACCAGGAATACTGTGCTGGTGCCAAGAAAAGCTCCTACGATGCCCAAACCTCAGTGGCATCCACCATGGAAACTCTTCAGA GTCATCAGTGGGCATCTTGGTTGGGTGAGATCTATAGCAGTGGAGCCTGGTAATCAGTGGTTTGTGACTGGATCAGCAGACAGAACTATAAAG ATCTGGGATCTCGCCAGTGGAAAGCTTAAATTGTCTCTGACGGGTCACATCAGCACAGTGAGAGGTGTGGCCGTAAGCACACGTAGCCCATACCTCTTCTCCTGTGGGGAGGACAAACAGGTTAAATGCTGGGATCTAGAATATAACAAG GTTATAAGACACTATCATGGTCATCTGAGTGCAGTCTATGACATTGACCTCCACCCTACCATTGATGTGTTGGTGACATGCAGTCGAGATGCCACCGCAAGA GTTTGGGATATCAGGACCAAAGCGAATGTCCACACCCTAACTGGACACACTAACACAGTAGCTACAGTCAAATGTCAAAGCGCTGAACCACAGGTGATTACAG GCAGTCACGACACAACTATAAGACTCTGGGATCTGATTGCTGGCAAGACAAGAGCCACACTGACCAATCACAAGAAATCTGTCCGAGCATTGGTGCTCCATCCCAGACA ATACACTTTTGCATCTGGTTCTCCTGATAACATTAAGCAATGGAAATTTCCTGACGGAAACTTCATCCAGAATCTTTCAGGACACAACGCCATCATCAACACGCTGGCTGTCAATTCAGATGGTGTACTGGTGTCAGGAG CTGATAATGGCACAATTCATATGTGGGATTGGAGAACTGGCTATAACTTCCAGAGGATTCATGCTGCGGTGCAGCCCGGTTCTCTGGACAGTGAGTCCGGAATCTTCGCCTGTGTGTTCGATCAGTCTGAGAGTCGACTCATAACAGCAGAGGCAGACAAAACTATTAAAGTCTACAAGGAGGATGACACAGCG aCGGAAGAATCCCACCCTGTTAATTGGAAACCAGAGATTCTGAAGAGGAAAAgattttag